A single window of Lynx canadensis isolate LIC74 chromosome C2, mLynCan4.pri.v2, whole genome shotgun sequence DNA harbors:
- the LOC115522819 gene encoding ATP synthase membrane subunit DAPIT, mitochondrial-like: protein MEGPGTDASFHFSGIEKYFNSYTLTGRMNCVLATYRGIALMVLYFKLKYKNTPAMNGTLTDFKLYLIC, encoded by the coding sequence ATGGAAGGTCCAGGAACTGACGCCTCATTCCATTTCAGTGGTATCGAAAAATATTTCAACTCTTATACTCTTACAGGTAGAATGAATTGTGTACTGGCCACATATCGAGGCATCGCTTTGATGGTCTTATACTTCAAGTTGAAGTATAAAAATACACCAGCTATGAACGGAACATTAACAGATTTTAAGCTGTACCTCATCTGTTAA